From a single Calonectris borealis chromosome 19, bCalBor7.hap1.2, whole genome shotgun sequence genomic region:
- the P2RX5 gene encoding P2X purinoceptor 5 isoform X10, with translation MTNLIVTPNQRQATCPEVGRTEPLGPQTPTKLGSVSIPDGLCYKDGDCPEGEAVVAGNGVKTGHCLKERDSIRGTCEILAWCPVEKRSKPKKPLLASAENFTVYIKNSIRFPKFKFSKMNVLPTDNESYLKSCRYSTEHPYCPIFLLGNIVRWAGSDFQEMAMEGGVIGIQIEWNCDLDKAPSECNPHYSFSRLDNNFAEKSISSGYNFRFAKYYRDAEGVDYRTLIKAYGIRFDVMVNGKAGKFNIIPTIINIGSGLALMGAGAFFCDLVLLYLIKKSNFYRGKKYEEVKSSSRKSLSSPTLNGNQSPDQLGGL, from the exons ATGACGAATCTGATTGTGACCCCAAATCAGAGGCAAGCCACGTGTCCTGAGGTAGGAAGAACTGAGCCCCTTGGCCCCCAGACCCCTACAAAACTGGGG AGTGTCAGCATTCCCGATGGCCTGTGTTACAAGGACGGGGACTGCCCAGAAGGGGAAGCAGTGGTCGCTGGCAATG GGGTTAAGACTGGCCATTGtttgaaagagagagacagcATCAGGGGGACTTGTGAGATACTGGCCTGGTGCCCAGTGGAGAAAAGATCCAAGCCCAA GAAACCACTTCTTGCCAGTGCAGAAAACTTCACTGTTTACATCAAGAACTCAATCCGCTTCCCCAAGTTTAAGTTCTCCAA GATGAATGTGCTGCCAACCGACAATGAGTCCTACCTGAAGAGCTGCCGCTATAGCACGGAGCATCCCTACTGCCCCATCTTCCTCCTGGGGAACATTGTCCGGTGGGCTGGGAGCGACTTCCAGGAAATGGCCATGGAG GGTGGTGTGATAGGAATTCAGATTGAATGGAACTGTGATCTTGATAAAGCCCCTTCTGAATGTAATCCTCACTATTCTTTTAGCCGGCTGGATAACAATTTTGCAGAAAAGTCCATCTCTTCTGGGTACAACTTCAG GTTTGCCAAATATTACCGGGATGCTGAGGGGGTCGACTACCGGACGCTCATTAAAGCGTATGGAATCCGCTTTGATGTGATGGTGAATGGCAAG gcAGGGAAATTTAACATCATTCCCACCATTATCAATATCGGTTCAGGGCTTGCTCTTATGGGAGCG GGAGCTTTCTTTTGTGACCTGGTGCTGCTGTATCTGATTAAAAAGAGTAACTTTTATCGAGGCAAAAAGTACGAGGAAGTAAA GTCCAGTTCCAGGAAATCGTTATCTAGCCCCACGCTGAATGGGAATCAGAGCCCTGACCAGCTCGGTGGGCTCTAG
- the SHPK gene encoding sedoheptulokinase has translation MAGSEAAGRPDAACVLGIDLGTTSVKAALLVGAERGQVVAESCSRETQAHTSSLEAGPQGMEQNVRRIIRALNECLAALPRQQLQRVSHIGISGQMHGIVFWKKDKGCKWTECGTGPTFEPEEVSHLITWQDGRCSPTFLSSLPLPQAHISLATGFGCATVYWYLKKSPDFLKSYDAAGTIHDYVVAMLCDLKKPLMSVQNAASWGYFNSRNKSWNTDILKKSGFPVHLLPEVGDPGSIAGRTISAWHGIPKGAKVGIALGDFQCSVYSCLTERTDAVLNIGTSAQLTISMPQGFQPPETPDPSSAITYFPYFNGDYLAVAASLNGGNVLATFVDMVARWTEDLGLQVQESAIYTKIIKAALAQNDSKLSVHPTIFGERHIPEQLASVTNIAVSDLSLGHVTRALCRGIVENLCSMLPVQHLMETGVRRILGSGSALARNEVLRQEVERIFPFPVVYGKDVDAAVGAAMVMFHRK, from the exons ATGGCGGGCAGCGAGGCTGCAGGCAGGCCTGATGCTGCCTGTGTGCTGGGCATAGACCTGGGCACTACGTCGGTTAAGGCAGCCCTGTTGGTAGGGGCAGAGCGAGGGCAGGTGGTGGCAGAGAGCTGCTCCAGGGAGACGCAGGCACACACCAGTAGCCTGGAAGCTGGACCGCAG GGAATGGAGCAGAATGTCCGGAGAATAATAAGAGCGTTGAATGAATGCCTTGCTGCACTACCTCGGCAGCAGCTTCAAAGAGTCAGTCACATTGGCATTTCAGGACAAATGCACGGgattgtattttggaaaaaagataaaG GTTGCAAGTGGACAGAGTGTGGTACAGGCCCTACCTTTGAGCCAGAGGAGGTCAGTCATCTGATTACTTGGCAAGACGGCCGCTGCAGTCCcaccttcctctcttctcttcctctgccacagGCACATATAAGCTTGGCTACAGGATTTGGGTGTGCCACAGTCTACTGGTATTTAAAGAAGAG tccAGATTTTCTGAAGTCTTATGATGCAGCTGGCACTATCCATGACTATGTGGTTGCCATGTTGTGTGACCTGAAGAAACCACTCATGTCTGTCCAGAATGCTGCCAGCTGGGGATACTTTAATTCCAGAAACAAAAGCTGGAATACTGACAT ATTGAAAAAATCCGGCTTTCCTGTTCACTTGCTTCCAGAGGTGGGAGACCCTGGCAGTATTGCAGGCAGGACAATCTCtgcatggcatggaatacccaaAGGAGCAAAAGTAGGAATTGCTCTGGGAGATTTCCAGTGCTCTGTTTATTCCTGTCTGACTGAAAGGACTGATGCAG TTCTTAATATCGGTACCTCTGCTCAGCTGACTATCTCAATGCCCCAGGGTTTCCAGCCTCCAGAGACACCAGATCCTTCCTCAGCTATTACTTATTTTCCCTACTTCAATGGTGACTACTTGGCAGTGGCAGCATCACTTAATGGAGGCAATGTGCTAGCAACATTTGTGGACATGGTGGCACGGTGGACAGAAGATCTAG GACTTCAGGTTCAGGAGTCTGCCATCTATACAAAGATAATCAAAGCAGCCTTGGCCCAAAACGACAGCAAACTCTCAGTCCACCCAACCATATTTGGAGAGAGACACATTCCCGAGCAGTTGGCGTCAGTGACCAATATTGCTGTCTCTGACCTCTCCCTGGGTCACGTAACCAGAGCTCTGTGCCGTGGCATCGTTGAAAACCTCTGTTCCATGTTACCTGTGCAGCACCTGATGGAGACGGGAGTGAGGAGGATTCTGGGGAGCGGGAGTGCCCTTGCCAGGAACGAGGTGCTGAGGCAGGAAGTGGAAAGGATTTTTCCATTCCCTGTGGTTTACGGGAAGGATGTCGATGCTGCTGTGGGGGCTGCCATGGTGATGttccacagaaaataa
- the TAX1BP3 gene encoding tax1-binding protein 3, with the protein MSYVPGQPVTAVVQRIEIHKLRQGDNLILGFSIGGGIDQDPTQNPFSEDKTDKGIYVTRVTEGGPAEVAGLQIGDKIMQVNGWDMTMVTHDQARKRLTKRNEEVVRLLVTRQSLQKAVQQSMMS; encoded by the exons atgTCGTACGTGCCGGGGCAGCCGGTCACCGCCGTGGTG caaaGAATCGAAATACATAAGCTTCGTCAAGGTGACAATTTGATTCTGGGATTCAGCATTGGAGGTGGCATTGATCAGGATCCTACTCAGAATCCTTTCTCTGAAGACAAGACCGACAAG ggtatCTATGTAACAAGGGTGACAGAAGGAGGCCCAGCAGAAGTTGCAGGACTTCAGATTGGAGATAAGATCATGCAG gtgaaTGGCTGGGATATGACAATGGTGACCCACGACCAAGCTAGGAAGAGGCTGACAAAAAGGAATGAAGAAGTAGTACGGCTGCTGGTGACCAGGCAATCTCTGCAGAAGGCTGTGCAACAATCCATGATGTCCTAA
- the CTNS gene encoding cystinosin isoform X1, with protein MRMQYLLPTLLYLSLVLLGPGDGVIVLSVPDVVSLERGSSTNVTISLRAPLNETLVITLNITHSSKHSTIVELPDEVQLPAGHTKADFQVKADDVGQVTVYLYTINSNLTGPRIQFQVIHSIIVRYADEVIGWIYFLAWSISFYPQLFENWRRKSVVGLSFDFIALNLTGFIAYSVFNVGLFWIPLIKEEFLVSYPNGVNPVAINDVFFSLHAVALTLLTVIQCCIYERASQKVSKVVVGLLALAWIFTFTTLFLAAAEEMTWLQFLFCFSYIKLAVTLIKYFPQAYMNFRRKSTEGWSIGNVLLDFTGGSFSLLQMFLQSYNNDQWKLIFGDPTKFGLGVFSIIFDIVFMVQHYCLYRRRGYEPCE; from the exons ATGAGGATGCAATACCTGCTCCCCACTCTGCTGTACCTCTCGCTTGTGCTGCTGGGGCCTGGCG atgGAGTCATTGTATTGTCTGTCCCTGATGTGGTTTCATTAGAACGTGGAAGTTCAACAAACGTCACTATCTCTCTGAG GGCTCCATTAAATGAGACACTGGTGATAACTCTTAATATTACACACTcatcaaaacacagcaccattGTTGAACTGCCTGATGAA GTACAATTGCCTGCAGGTCACACTAAAGCAGACTTCCAAGTGAAAGCAGATGATGTTGGACAAGTAACAGTTTATCTTTATACCATTAATTCCAACTTAACTGG ACCTAGGATCCAATTTCAAGTGATTCATAGCATCATAGTGAGATACGCTGATGAGGTGATTGGCTGGATCTATTTCCTCGCCTGGTCTATCTCCTTTTATCCTCAACTCTTCGAGAACTGGCGACGAAAAAG TGTTGTTGGACTAAGCTTTGACTTTATAGCATTAAACCTTACTGGCTTTATAGCATACAGTGTGTTTAATGTTGGACTTTTCTGGATTCCCTTGATTAAG GAGGAATTCTTAGTCAGTTATCCCAATGGGGTGAACCCTGTGGCTATCAACGATGTTTTCTTCAGTCTCCACGCAGTAGCTCTAACCCTCCTCACCGTAATTCAGTGCTGCATCTACGAG aGAGCAAGTCAGAAAGTATCCAAAGTTGTTGTTGGACTACTGGCACTTGCATGGATATTCACATTTACAACACTATTTCTTGCTGCAGCTGAGGAGATGACGTGGCTACAGTTCTTATTCTGCTTCTCTTACATTAAGTTAGCAGTCAcactgataaaatattttccacag GCATACATGAATTTCCGTCGGAAGAGCACTGAGGGATGGAGTATTGGAAATGTATTACTAGACTTCACTGGGGGCAGCTTCAGCCTTCTCCAGATGTTTTTGCAGTCATACAACAATG ATCAGTGGAAGTTAATATTTGGAGATCCAACCAAGTTTGGCCTGGGTGtcttctccatcatctttgatATTGTTTTTATGGTCCAGCACTACTGCCTTTATAGGAGACGAGGGTATGAACCTTGTGAATAA
- the CTNS gene encoding cystinosin isoform X2 produces MKPRIQFQVIHSIIVRYADEVIGWIYFLAWSISFYPQLFENWRRKSVVGLSFDFIALNLTGFIAYSVFNVGLFWIPLIKEEFLVSYPNGVNPVAINDVFFSLHAVALTLLTVIQCCIYERASQKVSKVVVGLLALAWIFTFTTLFLAAAEEMTWLQFLFCFSYIKLAVTLIKYFPQAYMNFRRKSTEGWSIGNVLLDFTGGSFSLLQMFLQSYNNDQWKLIFGDPTKFGLGVFSIIFDIVFMVQHYCLYRRRGYEPCE; encoded by the exons ATGAA ACCTAGGATCCAATTTCAAGTGATTCATAGCATCATAGTGAGATACGCTGATGAGGTGATTGGCTGGATCTATTTCCTCGCCTGGTCTATCTCCTTTTATCCTCAACTCTTCGAGAACTGGCGACGAAAAAG TGTTGTTGGACTAAGCTTTGACTTTATAGCATTAAACCTTACTGGCTTTATAGCATACAGTGTGTTTAATGTTGGACTTTTCTGGATTCCCTTGATTAAG GAGGAATTCTTAGTCAGTTATCCCAATGGGGTGAACCCTGTGGCTATCAACGATGTTTTCTTCAGTCTCCACGCAGTAGCTCTAACCCTCCTCACCGTAATTCAGTGCTGCATCTACGAG aGAGCAAGTCAGAAAGTATCCAAAGTTGTTGTTGGACTACTGGCACTTGCATGGATATTCACATTTACAACACTATTTCTTGCTGCAGCTGAGGAGATGACGTGGCTACAGTTCTTATTCTGCTTCTCTTACATTAAGTTAGCAGTCAcactgataaaatattttccacag GCATACATGAATTTCCGTCGGAAGAGCACTGAGGGATGGAGTATTGGAAATGTATTACTAGACTTCACTGGGGGCAGCTTCAGCCTTCTCCAGATGTTTTTGCAGTCATACAACAATG ATCAGTGGAAGTTAATATTTGGAGATCCAACCAAGTTTGGCCTGGGTGtcttctccatcatctttgatATTGTTTTTATGGTCCAGCACTACTGCCTTTATAGGAGACGAGGGTATGAACCTTGTGAATAA
- the EMC6 gene encoding ER membrane protein complex subunit 6: MAAVVAKREGPQFISEAAVRGNAAILDYCRTSVSALSGATAGILGLTGLHGFIFYFLASVLLSVLLVLKAGRRWNKYFKSRRPLFTGGLIGGLFTYVLFWTFLYGMVHVY, from the coding sequence ATGGCCGCGGTGGTGGCCAAGCGGGAGGGGCCGCAGTTCATCAGCGAAGCGGCGGTGCGGGGGAACGCCGCCATCCTGGACTATTGCAGGACGTCTGTCTCGGCCCTGTCGGGCGCCACGGCGGGCATCCTCGGCCTGACTGGCCTGCACGGATTCATCTTCTACTTCCTGGCTTCCGTCCTCCTCTCCGTGCTCTTGGTGTTAAAAGCCGGACGGCGATGGAATAAGTACTTTAAATCCCGAAGGCCGCTTTTCACGGGGGGGCTTATAGGAGGGCTTTTCACATATGTCCTGTTCTGGACTTTCCTGTACGGCATGGTTCATGTCTACTAA